The following proteins come from a genomic window of Synechococcus sp. BIOS-E4-1:
- the ychF gene encoding redox-regulated ATPase YchF, whose amino-acid sequence MLKAGIVGLPNVGKSTLFNALVANAQAQAANFPFCTIEPNVGTVSVPDARLEQLTDLSSSAETIPTRMEFVDIAGLVKGASQGEGLGNKFLANIREVDAIVHVVRCFEDDDVIHVSGSVGPVRDAEVINLELGLSDLTQIEKRRERLKKQMRTSKEAQTEDAALERVQAVLEQGGAASSVELSDEEALMVKPLGLLTAKPIIYATNVSEDDLAAGNRFCEDVVALAAKEGAETVRISAQVEAELVELGADECKDYLDGLGVSEGGLKSLIRATYRLLGLRTYFTTGEKETRAWTFRAGMTAPQAAGVIHTDFERGFIRAQTIGCEKLLEAGSLVEARNKGWLRSEGKEYEVEEGDVMEFLFNV is encoded by the coding sequence ATGCTCAAAGCCGGAATCGTTGGTTTACCCAATGTGGGTAAGTCCACTCTCTTCAATGCCCTTGTGGCCAATGCCCAGGCCCAGGCAGCCAATTTCCCCTTCTGCACCATCGAACCGAATGTCGGGACGGTGTCTGTTCCGGACGCTCGGCTGGAGCAGCTGACTGATCTGAGCAGCAGCGCCGAAACCATTCCCACAAGGATGGAATTCGTTGATATCGCCGGTCTGGTGAAGGGAGCCAGTCAGGGTGAAGGGCTGGGCAACAAGTTTCTGGCCAACATCCGTGAAGTGGACGCCATTGTTCATGTGGTTCGTTGCTTCGAGGATGACGACGTCATTCACGTCTCCGGTTCCGTTGGCCCCGTTCGCGATGCTGAGGTGATCAACCTTGAACTCGGGCTTTCAGATCTCACTCAGATTGAAAAGCGTCGCGAACGGCTGAAGAAGCAGATGCGGACAAGCAAGGAGGCCCAGACAGAGGATGCGGCGCTTGAACGGGTTCAGGCTGTGCTCGAGCAAGGCGGCGCTGCGAGCAGTGTTGAGCTGAGCGACGAAGAAGCTTTGATGGTCAAACCACTTGGGCTCTTAACGGCCAAGCCAATCATTTACGCCACCAATGTGAGTGAAGACGACCTCGCTGCAGGCAATCGATTCTGCGAGGATGTGGTTGCTCTGGCGGCAAAGGAGGGCGCTGAAACCGTGCGCATCTCTGCTCAGGTGGAAGCGGAACTGGTTGAGCTCGGAGCTGATGAGTGCAAGGACTATCTCGATGGACTGGGTGTCAGCGAAGGTGGCCTGAAAAGTCTGATTCGTGCCACTTACCGTTTACTGGGGTTGCGCACCTATTTCACGACTGGTGAAAAGGAAACACGAGCCTGGACATTCAGGGCTGGGATGACTGCTCCTCAGGCGGCAGGGGTGATCCATACTGATTTCGAGCGAGGATTCATTCGTGCTCAGACCATCGGTTGCGAGAAATTGCTTGAAGCAGGATCGCTGGTAGAAGCTCGTAATAAAGGATGGCTACGCAGTGAGGGCAAAGAGTATGAAGTAGAGGAAGGCGACGTGATGGAGTTTTTGTTTAATGTGTAA
- a CDS encoding PAS domain-containing sensor histidine kinase has product MDRYQVPDAAAIAQSRLIERLAESERTMRDILVNLPVIVARFNKHNKGEIQFLNMAWSRILGFKIDSCIGMEINSFVLAEDLQRWNELLEQSHNDKEKSSDLDSQIRFKDSKEQIRWLRIKLDQRKNGEVIALMEDFTERRRLDAELIQAQRLESIGHLAGGLAHDFNNLLQVIMGYINLTQRLINKKGIDSNYLETAKQACLRAAGLSKQMLTFSKGGEPVQKPGSLEKVVKEAVDMSLHGSKLKASIKLEPDIPQVNMDYGQIHQVLHNVILNAEQATAEGGQLDITIRRALQTDSNPNPKEMVVVEIQDKGIGIEATNLGKIYDPYFTTKKTGNGLGLTSAYWIIKKHNGNLQINSEYGKGTTVQISLPALHRSEASDQSQSRKNKQTTSMSILIMDDEEIVRKSMQLMLEDCGHHVTSVKHGEECLQAYSKGLEEKQYFDIVILDLTISGGKGGIWTIEQILKLNPSARAIAASGYSHDNTLSNYKQIGFYAVLQKPFEIDTLNKCLEDVINMQSAEKDS; this is encoded by the coding sequence ATGGACCGTTATCAAGTACCTGACGCAGCAGCGATTGCACAATCAAGACTGATTGAACGATTGGCGGAATCAGAACGCACGATGCGGGATATTTTAGTCAACCTTCCCGTCATTGTCGCACGCTTTAACAAGCACAACAAGGGAGAAATTCAATTTCTGAATATGGCCTGGAGCAGAATACTTGGATTCAAGATTGACTCTTGCATAGGAATGGAAATCAATTCCTTTGTACTGGCAGAGGATCTACAAAGATGGAACGAATTACTGGAACAGAGCCACAATGACAAGGAAAAATCATCAGACCTGGACAGTCAAATCCGCTTCAAAGATTCCAAAGAGCAAATTCGCTGGCTTCGAATCAAACTCGATCAGCGTAAAAACGGTGAGGTCATTGCTTTGATGGAGGATTTCACGGAAAGACGTCGCCTTGATGCTGAGTTAATTCAAGCCCAACGACTTGAAAGCATTGGCCATCTTGCTGGAGGCTTGGCCCATGATTTCAATAATCTTCTGCAAGTAATCATGGGATATATCAACTTAACCCAACGACTCATCAATAAAAAAGGAATTGATTCTAATTATCTGGAGACCGCAAAACAGGCTTGCCTACGTGCAGCTGGGCTATCGAAACAGATGCTGACATTCAGCAAGGGAGGTGAACCAGTTCAAAAGCCTGGATCCCTGGAAAAGGTTGTCAAAGAGGCTGTAGACATGAGCCTGCACGGGTCAAAACTCAAAGCATCCATCAAGCTTGAACCAGACATACCACAGGTGAATATGGATTATGGACAAATTCATCAGGTCCTTCATAACGTCATCCTCAACGCAGAACAAGCAACGGCCGAAGGCGGACAACTCGACATTACAATACGAAGAGCATTACAGACAGATAGCAATCCCAACCCAAAAGAAATGGTTGTCGTGGAAATTCAAGACAAAGGGATTGGCATTGAAGCAACAAACCTAGGGAAAATATATGATCCATATTTTACAACTAAAAAAACAGGAAACGGTCTTGGCTTAACGAGTGCGTACTGGATCATCAAGAAACACAATGGCAACTTACAAATCAACAGTGAATACGGAAAAGGCACGACAGTTCAGATTTCCTTGCCTGCCCTACACAGATCAGAAGCCTCAGATCAATCACAGAGCAGAAAGAATAAACAAACAACATCCATGAGCATATTAATCATGGATGACGAAGAAATCGTTCGAAAGTCAATGCAGCTCATGCTCGAAGATTGTGGTCATCACGTGACTTCCGTGAAGCACGGCGAGGAGTGCCTGCAGGCCTATTCAAAAGGGTTGGAAGAGAAACAATATTTTGACATTGTCATTCTTGATCTAACGATATCAGGAGGCAAAGGGGGCATCTGGACGATCGAACAAATTCTCAAACTGAATCCGTCGGCAAGAGCTATTGCCGCGAGTGGATATAGCCATGACAACACGTTATCCAATTACAAACAAATAGGATTTTATGCCGTACTGCAAAAGCCCTTTGAAATTGATACTCTCAATAAATGCCTTGAAGATGTCATCAATATGCAATCTGCCGAAAAAGACTCATGA
- a CDS encoding DUF2721 domain-containing protein, which produces MELEPESLSKAIQLSVAPVFLLAGIGALMNVISGRLARIVDNARKTKTSLDAGETIDEREQWTYRRRMQLTIRAIELLTAATLLISAVVVVMFFSVISRINLTLVVVPLFISAMLLVMSASICFLREVRMASVHINRLF; this is translated from the coding sequence ATGGAACTGGAACCCGAGAGCCTGTCCAAAGCGATTCAGCTTTCAGTCGCTCCGGTGTTTCTGCTGGCAGGCATCGGTGCATTGATGAATGTGATCTCCGGTCGCCTCGCGAGGATTGTTGACAATGCGCGCAAAACCAAAACAAGCCTCGATGCCGGCGAGACGATCGATGAACGAGAGCAGTGGACTTACCGCAGGCGCATGCAGCTCACGATCCGTGCAATCGAACTGCTCACTGCTGCAACCCTGCTGATCTCAGCTGTGGTTGTTGTGATGTTCTTCAGCGTGATCAGCCGCATCAACCTCACACTTGTGGTGGTTCCCCTGTTCATCTCGGCGATGCTGTTGGTGATGTCGGCTTCGATCTGTTTTCTGCGAGAGGTGCGCATGGCCTCCGTCCACATCAATCGACTGTTCTGA
- the cysS gene encoding cysteine--tRNA ligase translates to MPLRLTNSLSNRTENFEPLEAGKATIYCCGVTVYDLCHLGHARSYINWDVLRRYLIWRDYAVTFVQNYTDIDDKILNKANSEGSTMEEVSKKNIKAFEIDMARLNILPADKMPRATCCIPGIQTLIGELETKGAAYSSDGDVYFDISKAKNYGQLSGRDPNEQQQGASGRMKEGEEERKRHPFDFALWKKTKDGEPGWESPWGRGRPGWHIECSAMVREEFGTTIDIHLGGGDLVFPHHENEIAQSETANEAQLARVWMHNGMVNVGGTKMSKSLGNFTTIRALLDSGVSAMTLRLFVLQAHYRKPLDFTAEALEAASTGWKGLNAALGLGSQCSDQLGWPGAEALPSGAMHAQNLAVDEVLSAARDRFTEAMDQDLNSSGGLAVLFELAKPLKSLANRLERGEPVSERDELKTMHQRWLLLRELAAVLGLLYEPLKAMEGSDAASNDSAAVEAAIAARKAAKQAKDFAEADRIRAELTGQGIELIDKPGGITEWRRC, encoded by the coding sequence TTGCCACTGCGCCTCACTAACAGCCTGAGCAATCGCACCGAAAACTTCGAACCGCTGGAGGCCGGCAAAGCGACGATCTACTGCTGTGGAGTCACCGTTTACGACCTCTGCCATCTTGGGCATGCGCGCAGTTACATCAACTGGGATGTATTACGGCGTTATCTCATCTGGCGTGATTACGCCGTTACCTTCGTGCAGAACTACACAGATATCGACGACAAAATATTAAATAAAGCCAACTCCGAAGGATCAACAATGGAGGAGGTTAGCAAAAAAAATATTAAAGCCTTTGAAATCGACATGGCTCGACTAAACATTCTGCCTGCAGACAAAATGCCACGGGCAACATGTTGCATCCCGGGCATTCAAACTCTGATTGGCGAACTTGAAACCAAAGGAGCGGCCTACAGTTCTGACGGTGACGTGTATTTCGATATTTCCAAAGCAAAGAATTATGGGCAACTCAGTGGAAGGGATCCCAACGAGCAGCAACAGGGTGCCAGTGGCCGCATGAAGGAAGGAGAAGAAGAACGCAAGCGACATCCCTTTGATTTCGCTCTCTGGAAAAAAACCAAAGACGGAGAACCAGGCTGGGAATCACCCTGGGGACGAGGACGACCCGGCTGGCACATCGAATGCTCCGCCATGGTTCGCGAAGAATTCGGCACCACAATTGATATCCATCTCGGCGGAGGTGATCTTGTCTTTCCGCACCATGAAAATGAAATTGCACAGTCAGAAACAGCCAATGAAGCTCAGCTAGCCCGGGTTTGGATGCACAACGGCATGGTGAATGTCGGCGGCACGAAAATGTCGAAGTCGCTCGGCAACTTCACAACCATCCGCGCGCTGCTCGACAGCGGCGTTTCAGCGATGACTCTGAGACTCTTTGTGCTCCAGGCGCACTATCGCAAGCCACTCGATTTCACTGCGGAAGCTCTGGAGGCGGCAAGCACGGGATGGAAAGGCCTTAATGCTGCTCTTGGCCTTGGCAGTCAATGCTCGGATCAGCTGGGCTGGCCCGGAGCAGAAGCGCTTCCATCCGGTGCCATGCATGCACAGAACTTGGCAGTGGATGAGGTCTTAAGTGCTGCGCGCGACCGCTTCACCGAGGCCATGGATCAGGACCTCAACAGCTCAGGAGGTCTCGCGGTGCTGTTTGAGCTGGCCAAACCGCTGAAGTCGCTGGCCAACCGACTGGAACGTGGAGAACCAGTGAGCGAGCGCGATGAGCTGAAGACCATGCATCAGCGCTGGCTGTTGCTGCGTGAGCTCGCAGCAGTGCTGGGACTGCTCTACGAGCCGCTGAAAGCCATGGAGGGATCCGATGCGGCATCAAACGACAGCGCCGCCGTCGAAGCGGCGATCGCTGCCCGCAAAGCGGCTAAACAGGCCAAGGATTTTGCTGAAGCCGACCGAATCCGAGCAGAACTCACTGGTCAGGGGATTGAATTGATCGACAAGCCTGGAGGCATCACCGAGTGGCGTCGCTGTTGA
- a CDS encoding efflux RND transporter periplasmic adaptor subunit, whose amino-acid sequence MGSQKSQSPAGATPEALRALTRLSGLKRRRRRLIGAGVATVLAAAGGVIWSQGPGSDRSRQLSEYTVAAERGSLPGVITASGALEAIRRVNVSPTNSGLVKALYVDEGDVVTKGQVLARMRAGDLKDRMDELAALERQAKADYEAKRAEYLRNRQLVDVGAISESDLDSFRAAFISSKEALTAARERIEQRNVEGSDLLIRAPFSGVITERFAEPGSFVTPTTAASTNAGATSSSLVELSEGLEAAAKVPESDIGRIRIGQDATVRVDAFPDQLFPARVRDIAPRALKTDNVTSFEVELTLIDPPPTLRFGMTADVNFQTGRTTANTLVPTVAIVTEQGQSGVLLVGKNDEPTFQPVQLGASSGDKSAILSGVKPGTRVFIDMPPWAKQRD is encoded by the coding sequence ATGGGCAGCCAAAAAAGCCAGTCCCCTGCAGGGGCAACACCCGAAGCCCTGCGTGCGCTCACCCGCCTGAGTGGTCTGAAACGCAGGCGGCGTCGCTTGATCGGTGCTGGTGTTGCCACCGTCCTGGCAGCGGCAGGTGGAGTTATCTGGAGCCAAGGTCCAGGGTCTGATCGTTCGCGACAGTTGAGTGAGTACACCGTGGCGGCGGAACGGGGGTCTCTGCCCGGCGTGATCACGGCCAGCGGCGCTCTGGAAGCCATCCGACGGGTGAACGTGAGCCCAACGAATAGTGGTTTGGTGAAAGCGCTGTACGTCGACGAAGGCGATGTCGTGACCAAAGGTCAGGTCCTGGCCCGTATGAGGGCCGGTGACCTCAAGGACCGAATGGATGAACTTGCCGCACTCGAGCGACAGGCCAAGGCGGACTATGAAGCCAAGCGGGCCGAATATTTGCGCAACCGGCAGCTGGTGGATGTGGGAGCCATCAGCGAATCAGACCTGGATAGCTTCCGAGCAGCCTTCATCAGCAGCAAGGAAGCTCTGACCGCAGCTCGAGAGCGCATTGAACAACGCAACGTTGAAGGCAGTGACCTGCTGATCCGGGCTCCTTTCAGCGGGGTCATTACGGAACGCTTCGCCGAACCTGGATCCTTTGTCACTCCCACCACAGCGGCTTCAACCAATGCCGGCGCCACAAGCTCTTCACTTGTTGAGCTTTCCGAAGGCCTGGAAGCTGCGGCCAAGGTGCCTGAGAGCGACATCGGCCGCATTCGTATTGGTCAGGATGCCACTGTTCGCGTGGATGCCTTCCCTGATCAGCTCTTCCCTGCGAGGGTGCGCGACATCGCTCCGCGTGCACTCAAAACCGACAACGTGACCTCATTTGAAGTGGAACTCACGCTGATTGATCCGCCACCGACCCTGCGTTTCGGCATGACCGCGGATGTGAATTTCCAGACCGGACGCACCACCGCAAACACACTGGTGCCAACAGTGGCAATCGTGACTGAACAAGGGCAGTCAGGCGTTCTGCTGGTTGGAAAAAACGATGAGCCCACCTTCCAGCCTGTGCAGCTCGGTGCCAGCAGCGGCGACAAGAGTGCCATTCTCTCCGGTGTGAAGCCCGGCACACGCGTGTTCATTGACATGCCGCCCTGGGCGAAACAGCGCGACTGA
- the polA gene encoding DNA polymerase I yields MPETKEKPLLLLVDGHSLAFRSFYAFSKGGEGGLATKDGRPTSVTYGFLKALLDNCKGLKPEGVAIAFDTAEPTFRHKADPNYKAHRDVAPDVFFQDLDQLQLILRNQLQLPLCLAPGYEADDVLGTLANRAASSGWRVRILSGDRDLFQLVDDKRDIAVMYMGGGPYAKSSGPTLIDEAGVEGKLGVMPDKVVDLKALTGDSSDNIPGVKGVGPKTAINLLKENLDLDGVYKVLAEVEAEGPKASRGAVKGALKGKLSSDRDNAYLSRRLAEILVDIPLPEEPALELGPVDGEGLEAQLKDLELNSLVRQVPGFIATFSPGGLTANAHLLETKVSDDSGQPETSKISAATELDSTDAPDRNAASTQPDLKPNLINSDKGLQDLMQRLQSCTDPTAPVALDTETSDLNPFKAQLVGIGVCWGPGDADLAYIPVGHRATAEPTLKPEQPLVQLPLETVLEQMAPWLASPEHPKALQNAKYDRLILLRHGLPLSGVAMDTLLADYLRDAAGKHGLDAMATRMYGITPTLFSDLVGKPKEGKASCFAEVDLNQAALYCGMDVHLTRRLAIDLREQLQAAGEKLPSLLDNVELPLEPVLALMEATGIRIDLPYLNALSTEMGDILQRLEKQAKEAAGTDLNLASPKQLGELLFNTLGLDRKKSRRTKTGYSTDATVLEKLEADHPVVPLVLEHRVLSKLKSTYVDALPQLVEAETGRVHTDFNQAVTATGRLSSSNPNLQNIPIRTDYSRRIRKAFLPQENWTLLSADYSQIELRILTHLSGEDVLQKAYREGDDVHALTARLLLDKEEVDSDERRLGKTINFGVIYGMGAQRFARETGVNQAEAKEFLLRYRERYPKVFSFLELQERLALSRGYVETIMGRRRPFHFDRNGLGRLLGKEPMDIDLDVARRGGMEAQQLRAAANAPIQGSSADIIKLAMIQLQAAIEQQALPARLLLQVHDELVLEVDPDALEPIQKLVVNTMENAVSLSVPLVAETGIGTNWMDAK; encoded by the coding sequence ATGCCCGAAACAAAGGAGAAACCCCTGCTGCTGCTGGTGGATGGCCATTCTTTGGCTTTCCGCAGTTTCTACGCCTTCAGCAAGGGCGGTGAGGGGGGACTGGCCACGAAGGATGGCCGTCCCACGAGCGTGACCTATGGATTTCTCAAGGCACTACTGGACAACTGCAAGGGACTGAAACCCGAGGGTGTGGCGATCGCCTTTGACACCGCGGAACCCACTTTCCGCCATAAGGCCGATCCCAATTACAAGGCGCACCGGGATGTGGCACCGGACGTGTTTTTTCAGGACCTGGATCAGCTGCAGCTGATCCTGCGCAATCAACTGCAGCTGCCGCTGTGCCTGGCCCCGGGTTACGAAGCCGACGACGTGCTCGGCACCCTGGCCAACAGAGCCGCGTCGTCTGGATGGCGGGTGAGAATCCTGAGCGGGGACCGCGATCTGTTCCAGCTGGTGGACGACAAGCGAGACATTGCCGTGATGTACATGGGCGGCGGTCCCTACGCCAAGAGCAGCGGCCCCACGCTGATTGATGAGGCCGGTGTTGAGGGAAAGCTCGGGGTGATGCCCGACAAGGTGGTGGACCTGAAGGCCCTCACCGGAGACAGCTCAGACAACATTCCTGGAGTGAAAGGCGTCGGCCCGAAAACCGCCATCAATCTGCTGAAAGAAAACTTGGACCTTGATGGTGTTTACAAGGTTCTTGCCGAAGTCGAGGCGGAAGGCCCCAAGGCCAGCAGAGGTGCTGTCAAAGGGGCTCTGAAGGGCAAACTCAGCTCCGACCGTGACAACGCTTATCTCTCAAGGCGATTGGCCGAAATCCTGGTCGACATCCCACTGCCTGAAGAACCCGCACTCGAACTTGGCCCTGTGGACGGTGAAGGTCTGGAAGCACAGCTCAAAGATCTTGAGCTCAACAGTCTGGTGCGCCAGGTTCCGGGTTTCATCGCCACCTTCTCTCCAGGCGGTCTAACGGCCAATGCCCACCTACTCGAGACCAAGGTTTCAGATGACTCCGGGCAACCCGAAACGTCGAAGATTTCAGCAGCAACGGAGCTTGATTCCACTGACGCTCCAGACCGGAATGCCGCCTCCACCCAACCTGACTTAAAGCCAAATCTGATCAACAGCGACAAGGGTCTGCAAGACCTGATGCAACGCTTGCAGTCCTGCACCGATCCCACTGCTCCGGTCGCGCTCGACACGGAGACCAGTGACCTCAATCCCTTCAAGGCGCAGCTGGTGGGCATCGGTGTGTGCTGGGGGCCCGGTGATGCCGATCTTGCCTACATCCCTGTTGGGCATCGTGCCACGGCGGAACCAACGCTGAAACCCGAGCAGCCACTGGTGCAGCTCCCACTCGAGACAGTGCTGGAACAGATGGCTCCCTGGCTGGCAAGCCCAGAGCACCCCAAGGCTTTGCAGAACGCGAAATATGACCGCCTGATTCTGTTGCGCCATGGCTTGCCGTTGTCAGGAGTTGCCATGGACACCCTGCTGGCCGATTACCTCAGAGATGCAGCCGGCAAGCACGGCCTGGACGCCATGGCAACACGCATGTATGGAATCACTCCCACCCTGTTCAGTGATCTGGTGGGCAAGCCGAAGGAAGGAAAAGCGAGCTGCTTCGCAGAAGTGGACCTTAACCAGGCCGCGTTGTATTGCGGCATGGACGTTCATCTCACGCGCCGACTGGCCATCGATCTTCGTGAGCAACTGCAAGCAGCAGGAGAGAAGCTCCCCAGCCTTTTGGACAATGTGGAACTGCCGCTGGAACCGGTGCTGGCTCTGATGGAAGCCACCGGCATCCGCATTGACCTGCCCTACCTCAATGCACTGTCAACAGAGATGGGGGACATCCTGCAGCGCCTGGAAAAGCAAGCCAAAGAGGCTGCAGGAACCGACTTGAACCTCGCCTCTCCCAAGCAACTCGGCGAACTGCTGTTCAACACCCTGGGGCTCGACCGCAAGAAATCCCGCAGGACAAAAACCGGCTACAGCACGGATGCCACTGTGCTGGAAAAACTCGAGGCTGATCACCCTGTGGTGCCGTTGGTTCTGGAGCACCGCGTGCTGAGCAAGCTCAAGAGCACCTATGTGGATGCTCTGCCTCAGCTGGTGGAAGCGGAAACAGGCAGGGTGCACACCGATTTCAATCAAGCGGTGACGGCCACCGGTCGACTGAGCAGCAGTAATCCCAACCTGCAAAACATTCCCATCCGCACGGACTACAGCCGCCGCATCCGCAAGGCATTCCTGCCGCAGGAGAACTGGACGCTGCTCAGCGCGGATTATTCCCAGATTGAGTTGCGCATCCTCACCCACCTCTCCGGCGAGGACGTGCTGCAAAAGGCCTACCGGGAGGGAGATGACGTGCATGCCCTGACAGCACGACTTCTGCTCGACAAGGAGGAGGTTGACAGCGATGAACGGCGCCTGGGCAAGACGATCAATTTCGGTGTGATCTACGGAATGGGTGCCCAGCGCTTCGCTCGGGAAACCGGGGTCAACCAAGCGGAGGCCAAGGAGTTCCTGCTGCGTTACCGGGAGCGATATCCCAAGGTCTTTTCCTTTTTGGAATTGCAGGAGCGGCTGGCCCTCAGTCGCGGTTACGTGGAAACGATCATGGGTCGACGTCGTCCCTTCCACTTTGATCGCAACGGCCTGGGGCGCTTACTTGGCAAGGAGCCCATGGACATCGATCTGGATGTCGCTCGTCGGGGCGGAATGGAGGCTCAGCAGTTGCGCGCCGCCGCAAACGCACCGATTCAGGGATCCAGTGCCGACATCATCAAACTGGCCATGATCCAGCTTCAGGCAGCCATCGAGCAGCAGGCACTGCCGGCACGACTGCTTCTGCAGGTGCACGATGAACTGGTGCTTGAAGTGGATCCAGATGCTCTGGAACCGATTCAAAAACTTGTCGTCAACACCATGGAAAACGCTGTCAGCCTGAGCGTGCCACTAGTTGCTGAAACCGGCATCGGCACCAACTGGATGGACGCGAAATAA
- a CDS encoding sodium-dependent transporter produces MAAAQKEHWGSGLGFVLAAAGSAVGLGNLWGFAYRASQGGGGSFVLLYVLIVAVICLPVLVAEMVLGRNTGRSPLLAPAQAAGRDWQPMGWLFVVASCGILAFYAVLMGWTAQTLIHALNVGLPQNMEGAQLFFDGISGGNSALAGQAVSLLLTALVVSAGVQAGIERLSRWALPLLFLLLVALAIWASTLPGAMDGYRTFLLRWDGRELMNITTIRNAFSQAFFSIGTGIGSIMAYSAYLNRKAPVPQEAVSVVGLDTAVGLLAGMLTFPVVISFGLGDAVSESTIGTIFLALPTGLASIGATGRIVAVAFFFLAYLAAITSSVSLLEVPVASLMDRCNWSRSKATWISSAVIFVLGLPAATNLQVLGAMDALFGGVLLIAGGLLIAVLMGWVVPQTFLDDLKDSSVTQSSTSGLILFFLRWISPVVIAVGLLISVVDLIRNWTG; encoded by the coding sequence ATGGCGGCAGCGCAGAAGGAGCACTGGGGGTCGGGGCTGGGATTTGTCCTGGCGGCAGCGGGCAGTGCAGTGGGCCTGGGCAATCTCTGGGGATTCGCCTACAGGGCCTCCCAGGGAGGAGGAGGCAGTTTTGTTCTTCTCTACGTATTGATCGTTGCGGTCATCTGTTTACCGGTGCTTGTGGCTGAGATGGTGCTGGGTCGCAACACCGGTCGCAGCCCCCTGCTGGCTCCGGCCCAGGCGGCTGGCCGCGACTGGCAACCGATGGGTTGGTTGTTCGTGGTCGCCTCCTGCGGAATCCTGGCCTTCTATGCCGTGCTGATGGGCTGGACCGCTCAGACCCTGATCCATGCCCTCAATGTGGGGCTTCCCCAGAACATGGAGGGCGCCCAGCTGTTTTTCGACGGCATCAGTGGCGGCAACAGTGCGTTGGCTGGGCAGGCCGTCAGCCTGCTGCTGACTGCTCTCGTGGTGTCGGCAGGGGTGCAGGCCGGTATCGAACGACTGTCGCGCTGGGCACTACCGCTTCTCTTTCTGCTGTTGGTGGCCCTTGCGATCTGGGCCAGCACGCTGCCTGGAGCCATGGATGGTTACAGGACCTTCCTGCTGCGCTGGGATGGCAGGGAACTGATGAACATCACCACCATCCGCAATGCCTTCAGTCAGGCCTTCTTCTCGATTGGCACCGGCATCGGTTCGATCATGGCGTATTCGGCTTATCTCAACCGCAAGGCTCCCGTTCCTCAGGAAGCTGTCTCAGTGGTGGGGCTGGACACCGCGGTGGGTCTTCTGGCGGGCATGCTCACATTCCCAGTGGTGATCAGCTTCGGGCTGGGGGATGCCGTCAGTGAGTCCACAATCGGCACGATTTTTCTCGCTCTGCCAACAGGACTGGCATCCATCGGTGCGACTGGCCGAATCGTGGCTGTGGCTTTTTTCTTCCTGGCCTACCTCGCTGCGATCACGTCGTCGGTGTCGCTGCTGGAGGTCCCGGTGGCGTCGCTGATGGATCGCTGCAACTGGAGCCGGAGCAAGGCGACCTGGATCAGCTCTGCTGTGATTTTTGTGCTGGGTCTTCCTGCCGCCACGAATCTCCAGGTGCTTGGGGCGATGGATGCTCTGTTCGGTGGTGTGCTGCTCATCGCCGGTGGATTGCTGATTGCTGTGTTGATGGGATGGGTTGTGCCCCAGACCTTCCTCGATGACCTCAAAGACAGCTCAGTCACTCAATCATCCACCAGCGGTCTGATCCTGTTTTTTCTGCGCTGGATTTCACCGGTTGTGATCGCTGTCGGTCTTTTGATCAGCGTGGTGGATCTGATCCGCAACTGGACTGGTTAA
- a CDS encoding peroxiredoxin produces MPLNNQVPLVTFQTRVRDESVPGDNPFRWQELSSKDIFSGKKTVLFALPGAFTPTCSSNHLPRYDELFEEFKSQGVDQIICLSVNDAFVMFQWSKHLGTKNIFMLPDGNGEFTRKMGMLVEKENLGFGMRSWRYSMLVNDMVIEKMFVEPDFADNCPTDPFQSSDADTMMAFLKGSTSSGIAKPHAFIG; encoded by the coding sequence ATGCCTCTCAACAATCAAGTTCCATTGGTTACGTTTCAGACTCGCGTCCGTGATGAAAGTGTACCTGGCGATAACCCATTCCGGTGGCAAGAGCTAAGCAGCAAGGACATTTTTAGTGGCAAAAAAACTGTACTTTTTGCACTTCCTGGTGCTTTCACACCAACATGCTCGTCCAATCACCTTCCCCGGTATGACGAACTCTTTGAAGAATTCAAAAGTCAAGGCGTTGATCAGATCATCTGTCTGTCAGTGAACGACGCATTTGTCATGTTCCAGTGGAGTAAGCATCTGGGAACCAAGAACATTTTTATGCTGCCAGATGGCAATGGTGAATTCACCCGAAAGATGGGAATGCTTGTTGAGAAAGAAAACCTCGGGTTTGGAATGCGCTCATGGCGCTATTCAATGCTTGTCAATGACATGGTCATTGAAAAAATGTTTGTTGAGCCTGATTTTGCAGACAACTGCCCAACAGATCCTTTCCAATCCTCTGACGCTGACACGATGATGGCATTTCTGAAAGGAAGCACATCATCAGGGATCGCCAAGCCACATGCTTTCATCGGCTGA